The Amycolatopsis solani genome segment GTACCGGACGCGGGCCTGCTGCAGCCCGCCGTTGTAGCTCACCTGCGGACCACCCCAGGTCAGCTGGACCAGCGCCTCGGTCACCACGGGGTTGGACTGCTGCCACAGGTGGATGTCGGCCTCGGGCACCGGGCGGCCGCGGTGGCGTTCCACCCGGGCCAGCCGGTGGCGGACCTGGGCCTGTGCGGCGGCCAGGATCCGCTCCGGGTAGTCCGGGTTGTCCCCGGCGAGGTAGGCGAACCACGGCTGCTCGTGCCCGGCCTCCTCCTTGCTGCGGAACGGCCGCACGATCCGCCAGTCGTGCCCGCCCGCCGCGCGCAGCCGGTCGAGGCGGTCCCGGTCCGCCGGTGCGCCCGAGTGGTGCCACAGCGCGACCGGGACCCCCATCAGCATCGGGTTGTAGTCGAACCAGCCCCGGTCGTCGTACCGGAAGGGGACGTGCAGCGCCGGGGTGTCCACGTCCTCGCGCAACTGGACCGTCCACTTGGAAGCGAGGCTGGAGTCCGCTTCGGTGAACGCCATGACCTTCCCGTGGGCGATGACCTCGTCCAGCGCCGGGCGCACCAGGTCGGTGAAGGTGTCGTCCCCGGTGGCGAGCGCGGCGGAGAGGGCGGCGACGACGGCCGCGTGCCCGACGCTGTACCAGCCGTGCGGCCAGGACCAGCCGTAGTGCCCGCCGTACCAGCGGCCGTCCAGCAGCCCGCCCACGGTGCCGTCGGGAGCGACGTTGTCCGGGAGGATGCCGTTGTTGGCCGCCGCGCGCTCCCGCCACGCGCCGACGTACTCGGCGAGCCAGTCGCGGTAGCGCTCGTCGCCGGACAGCAGCAGTGCGTTGAAGACGAGCCCGGCGGCGGCCAGGTTCACCGCGGTGTCCCCGACGCCGATCCGCCGCCGCATTTCCTCGCCCAGGCGGGGATCGCGGTCCCGGGACGGCTCTTCGGCGTCCGCGGGCAGCAGCCACTCGAGCGGGAAGCCGTACATCGCCGCCTCCGCGGGCAGCCACGGGTACGAGCCGCCGTCGAAGAGTCCTTCGCGCGCCGGATCGCTGCCGTTGTGGGGACGGCGGATGATCCGGTGGGCGGGGTCGTAGTTGCCGTGGGCCGGGTCGACGTAGAGCTCCGCGAACCGCAGCGCGCGCCCGCGCCACCGCTCGGGCGCCGCCATGCACAGGAAGTACAGCAGCAGCAGGCTTTCGCCCTGGTGGAACCAGTCGTAGCCGCGTTCGTACTCGTCGTTCAGCATACCCAGCTCGGTCAGCTGCCGGGTGACGCCTTCCCAGTGCCGCTCGGACTCGGCCAGCAGGTCGTCGGCGCCGCCGAGCAGGTAGAGCTGGGGCCAGTTGAAGAACGTTTCGTAGAAGTCGTCGACGCCGTCACGGGAGGTCAGCCGGTCTTCGTAGACCAGCCGGCCGTCCGGGCCGGTGAAGTCGCGGGCGAACCGCCGCCAGGCGCGGTCCAGCAGCGCGAACAGTTCTCGCTGGGCGAGGGCCCAGCCCGGCGGTTCGAGCAAGGGGACCGAAGCCGTGATGAGGGGGTGCACGTCACTCCTTGGTCGCGCCGGCCAGCATCCCGGCGACCAGGAAACGCTGGGAGAACAGGAAAACGACGAGCACCGGGGTGATCGCCAGCAGCGTGGCCAGCGCGAGTTCCGGCCGCTCCACCGCCGCGGTGCCGACCGTCGGGTTGAACTGCGGCACCGAGTTCAGCAGGGTGCCCAGGCCCACCTGCACCGGGAACTGGTCGCTCTGCGGCAGCAGGACGTAGGGCAGGAAGTAGTTCGTCCAGTTGGCCACGAAGCTGAAGAACCCGACGAGCGCGACGATCGGCGCGGCCAGCGGCAGGGCGACGCGGCGGAACACGCCGAACGGCGTGCAGCCGTCGAGCTTCGCCGCGTCGATCAGGTCGCGGGGCACCGCGGTGGTGAAGTAGATGTAGGTCAGGTAGACGCCGAACGGATAGAACGCGTACGGCAGGACCACCGACCACATCGAGCCGATCAGGCGCACCGCGTTCAGCTCGAGGAACAGCGGCACGACGAGGGTCGCGTTCGGCATCAGCATGACCACCAGCGTCGCGACCAGCAGCGTCTTGCGACCGCGGAACTCGGTCATCGCGAGCGCGTAGCCGGCCGGGATCGCCACGCACAACGTGATCGCGAGCGCCACGAACGAATAGAGCGCGGAGTTGCCCAGCCAGCCGAAGATCGCGTTGTCCTGGAAGGACGTGAGCGCGGTCCAGTTGTCCGCCAATGCCCGCAACGACCCGAACGACAGCGGGTGGCCGTGCACGAGCTGGTCGTCGGTCTTCGTGGCGGCCAGCACGAGCCACAGCACCGGCAGCACGAAGAAGACGAGGAACAGCACGAGCACCAGGGCCGGCAGCGGGTTCGGCCGCCTCCTGGCGCGGTCAGTCGGCATCGAAGAACCCCGATCGTGCTACGAACACACCCGCGACGACGAGCCCGACCAGCAGCAGCTCCACCGAGATCGCCGCGGCGGTGTTGACGTTGTTGTTCTGGAAAGCGAAGTCGTAGGAGAGCTGGTTGAGCGAATAGTCCCGGCCGGCGACGCCGACGCTCGCCTGCGAGAGCAGTTGCGGTTCCACGAACAACTGCGTCCCGCCGGCGAACGCCAGGATCACCATGTAGACGATCCATTTGCGCAGCAGGGGGATCTGGATGCGCCACGCCGTCTGCCACGGCCCGGCACCGTCGATCCGGGCCGCCTCCAGCAGATCGGGCGAGATGTTGTTCAAGGCGCCGTACATCACCACGATCCAGCCGCCCGCCCCGGTCCAGAACGCGATCAGGGTGAACAGGACGGGGAGGTTGCCGGGCGCGACGACCTGGCCGAAGGTGTCGAACCCGGCGACGCGCAGCAGCCCGCTCACCGGGCTCACCGCCGGGTCCAGCAGGAACAGCCACACCATGACGCTCGCGGCCCCGGCCAGTGCACCCGGGATGTAGTAGAGGAAGCGCAGCGCCTTGCCGGCGGCGTCCGCGGTCAGGCGGTGCAGCAGCAGCGCCAGCCCGACCACGAACACCACCAGGGACACGAGCCAGCACACCAGGTAGAGCGCGACGTGCCCGACGGCGGCGAAGTACCGGAAGTCGGTGGCGGCCTGGACGAAGTTGCTGAGGCCCGCAAAGTTGTCGCCCGCGTCGGTGAAGGCGAAGTACACGGCGTACCCCGTGGGGATGACGCCGAACGCGATCAGCAGAACGACGTAGGCGGCGACGAACAGCTGCCCGGATCCCCGCCGCGCGGTCGTCACCGGGTGACCTCGTAGCCGTTGGACTGCGCGTAGTTCGTGATCGCGGTCTGCCACTCGGGCAGCATCGAGACGATCGACTTGCCCGCGGTCAGCCCGGGCGTGATGGTCGCGGCCCAGATCGCCTCCTGGCTGAACTGCCCGTAGCCCCACCCGCGCCACACCTGCGAGGCGGCCACCTGCAGCGGCGTGGCGACGTCGTTGGCGTAGTACTTGCCGGAAGACTGCTTCGCCAGCCACGTCTTCGCCGCGGCCGCGTACGCGGGGTACCCCGGGGCCACCTTGCCCTGGTATTCGTCCGAAGTGGTCACCCAGGTGAGGAAATCGGTGGCGTCCTTGAGGTTCGCGCTGTGCGCGGACAGCAGCCAGGTGCCGCCGCCGACGTTGCCGACCGACGGCGCCGGGTCGCCGGCCCACTGCGGCAGCGGCGCGACCGCGATCCGGCCGGCCGGGGTCTTCAGCGACTCCTGGAACACCGAGCCGCCGAACCAGGACGGACCGGGCAGCATCAGGATCTTGTCCGCGGCGTTCTTGGCGAAGTCGGAGCTGAACACGCTGCCGGTCGACATCGTCTTGTTCTTGACGAGCGTGTCGAGCAGGGCCGCCATCCGCGTGCACTCCGGGCTCGTGGTGTTCACCTTGACCTGCTTGGGGCCGGTGATCTCGTTGGCGCCGCACTTCGAGGCCCAGAGGTAGATCTCCGGTGCGAAGCTGTCGCCGGCCGCGCCGACGAGGTAGCCCGGGTGCTCGGCCGCGACGCGCTCCCCCAGCGCCTGGTACTCCTCCCAGGTCTTGGGGACCTGGTAACCCCAGGACTGCATCAGCGAGGCGTCGTACCAGAGGACGGTCTGGGCGAGGTCGTTGCGCAGGCAGTACAGCGTCCCGTCGACCGTGCAGGGGTCGTTGGCGCCGGCGGTCCAGCCGCTCAGCGTGGCGTCCGGGACCTGGCCCTTGTTCAGCGGCGCGGTGAACCCGGCCGGCACCGCCCACGCGGTCTCGTTGTTCTGGGAGCTGAACACCACGTCCGGCCAGCCGCTGCGGGTCCGGTTGAACAGGCCGACCTTGGTCTGCAGGTAGTTGGAGCCGTTGGCGTCCCCGTCGTAGGTGACGACGTCGAGCTGCACCGCGGGGTGCTGCTTCTGGTAGAGCTGCGCGGCGGGCAGCCGCGTCGAGTCGACCCAGACGGTGATCTTGCCGCCGGTCTGCGGCACCGGCTGGAACCCGCCCTGGGCACCGCCGGCGCTCCCCCCGTTCCCGCAGGCCGTGACCGCCGCGAGGACGGCCACCACACCGAGGGCCAGCCGGCGGACTCCGGCGGCGCGCACCTGACCTGTCATGAGGTACCCCACTTCGTCGTGGCCGCCGATATGTGTCGGACACATCTTCGGCGCGTGGCCGCTTGGGCGGGACTATCACAGCCCTTCGGCGAGCTTCCGTCAAGGGTCGGCGTCAAATGAGTCATACACATTCGGAGTCGAGCACCGCGGATGTATCGTCTCCACACGGACGGCGACCCAGCACGAAGGAGGCCAGTGGGTGGACGAGATCCCCGCACCGAGCAAGACCGATCCGCCGGCCCCGTACCGGCCGGGGTACGAACTCGTCGCCGAACAGGTCCTGAAGCTGATCGCCGAACTCCGGCTGCGCCCCGGTGACCGCATGCCCACCGAGAACGAGCTCGCCACCCGCCTGGGCACCTCGCGCACGGTGGTGCGCGAGGCGATCAAGATCCTGTCCGCGCTCGGCCGCGTCCGCGCCCAGAAGGGCCGGGGCCTCTACGTCGCCGACGACGAGGGGATGCTCGGCTCGGCCCGCTGGTCGGGCTACTTCCTGCCCACCGACCTCGACCACGTCTACATGCTGTTCGAGTTCCGCCGCGTCCAGGAGACGACCGCCAGCCGGCTGGCCGCGACCCGGGCCACCCCGGTCGAGCTCCGGGCGATCGAGGCGGCCGCGGAAACCTGCCGCGAAGGCCACCTGACCGGGCAGGCGACGCTGTTCGACCGCGGCGACGAAGACTTCCACCTCGGGATCGCGACCGCGTCCCACAACCAATTCCTCCTGGCCGCCGTCCGCGAAGCCCGCCGGCTGCAGCGCCAGTCCAGCACCATCGGCCTCCACGGCACGGTCGGCGGCCACGCGGCGGAGGCCATCGAGGAGCACGCGGCGATCTACGCGGCCATCCGCGACGGCGACCCGGAAGCGGCCGCCGAAGCCGCCGCGGTCCACCTCGACAACACCCTGGAGGACTACCGCCGCGAAATCCAGCGGCGCGTGTTCGGCTAGCACGCGCCGGATCGCCCGGCCCGCGGCGCGAATCGGCGAGCGCCCCAATGTGGCGTTCGGTGCGTCCAGCGCACCCAATGTGGCGTTCGGTGCTCCATCCATGCCCCCGCCACCACCCTCAACGGAGGCGCTTCGCGCCGCGGTGCCCATTCAACGCACCCAATGCCACATTGGGGCGCTTTGCCCGCGCGGCAACGAACCTCGGACGCGCGACGCTAGCCGGACGTGGCCGCGTTGAACACCGGCTTGGGCACCGAAACCTGGTTCAGTCCCCAGCGCGACATGATCCCGACGTACGTACCGTTCTCGAAGAGCTCCTCGAAGACCTTCTGCAGGACCGGGCCGAGCTTCGAAGACTTGGGGACGTACAACGCCAGATCGTCCTTGGTCGCCCCCTGCGCCTCGGTCTGGGTGACGTACTTGTTCCCGCCCTGGCGCTGCGTGACGTCGATCGCCGCGGCCTCGGTCATCCCGGCGGCGTCCGCGCGGCCCGAACGGGTGGCCAGCAGCGTGGCGTCGGTGTCGTCCAGGCCGACCGTCTGGGTGGCCGGGCGCTTGGACTGCGTGCAGAACCGCGACAGCTTGTTCAGCTGCTCCTCGACGACGCTGGCGGTCACCACCGCGATGCGCTTGCCGCAGAGGTCTTCGGGACGGGTGATCCCGGCGGTCGAGTCGACCGGGAACACGTAGGCCGTGCGGGTGGTCATCCACGTGATCGTGTCGAACTGCTTCTCGCGTTCGGCAGTGGCCTTGACCGGGCCGTTGAAGGCGTCGTACCGGTTGCTCAGCATGCCCTGCAGCGCGGCCGGCAGCCCGGCGACGATGGCGGTCTGCGTCTTGACCCCCAGCACCTGCCCGATCGCGGCCTGGAAGTCGGCGTCGATTCCGGTCACCGTCCCGTCCGGGGCGACCGTGCGGTACGGCGGATGGGAATCGCCGGCGAACCGGATCACCCCGGCGTCCTTGATCGCCTGCGGCAGCGCGTCGTGCAGGGACTGCACCACCGGGAGGTTCGTCGCGGTGGCGAGAGTCGTGGAGCCGGCGCCCACCGTGCAGCCGGTGAGGGCCGTCCCGATGGCCGCTCCGGCGAGGATCATGCTTCGGCTTCGTCGGCGAAGAGAGGATCGCATCGTGCTTTCTTCCTTGGCTGAGGTCGGTCCCGCGAAGAATAGGGTGCAACAACGGCGGCGATCGTTGCACAAACTGTCGCGTGCTTCAAGTCACTTCGTGCGCATGTAACTTTCACGAGCCCTGCCTTCTCGATGCGGCCGTGAAGTGGCCCGACAACGCGGATCTCCGCGCGAACCGGTGCGCGGATTGACAATCGCGCGCACGGGAGTTCAAGGTGACGCGGAAAATGTTAGCGATAACAGTCGCTCACCGTCCGGGAGAAGGTCGCGATGAACAGACGAAGCATCCGATCACTGATCGCCGCGGTCACCGCCGTGGCGGCGGTGACGGTGACGGTGGCGCTGGGCGCCGGCACGGCGCAGGCCGACGTCACCGGCGCGCTGCGCGGTGCCGGTTCGAACCGGTGCCTGGACGTGGCGAACGCGAGCCAGAGCGACGGCGCCGCCCTGCAGATCTACGACTGCTCGGGCGGGACGAACCAGCAGTGGACGGCGACGGACGCCGGCGAGCTGAGGGTGTACGGCGGCAAGTGCCTCGACGTCCCCGGGAGCGCGACCACCGCCGGCACGCGGCTGCAGACCTGGACCTGCCACGGCGGCGCCAACCAGCAGTGGCGGGTGAACGCGGACGGCACGGTCGTCGGCGTGCAGTCCGGGCTCTGCCTGGACGTCGTCGGCGCCGGCACGGCCAACGGCACCGCGGTGGAGATCTGGACGTGCCACGGCGGCACCAACCAGAAGTGGTCCGGCCTGTCCGGCTCGACCCCGACGACCACCACCACGACGACCGGCGGCGGCAGCGGCTGCTCGCTCCCGTCGACGTACCGCTGGTCTTCGTCGGGTGTGCTGGCGACGCCCAAGAACGGGTGGGTTTCGCTCAAGGACTTCACCAACGTGGTCTACAACGGGAAGCACCTCGTCTACGGGTCGAACGTTTCGGGGTCCACGTACGGCTCGAT includes the following:
- a CDS encoding carbohydrate ABC transporter permease yields the protein MPTDRARRRPNPLPALVLVLFLVFFVLPVLWLVLAATKTDDQLVHGHPLSFGSLRALADNWTALTSFQDNAIFGWLGNSALYSFVALAITLCVAIPAGYALAMTEFRGRKTLLVATLVVMLMPNATLVVPLFLELNAVRLIGSMWSVVLPYAFYPFGVYLTYIYFTTAVPRDLIDAAKLDGCTPFGVFRRVALPLAAPIVALVGFFSFVANWTNYFLPYVLLPQSDQFPVQVGLGTLLNSVPQFNPTVGTAAVERPELALATLLAITPVLVVFLFSQRFLVAGMLAGATKE
- a CDS encoding carbohydrate ABC transporter permease, whose product is MTTARRGSGQLFVAAYVVLLIAFGVIPTGYAVYFAFTDAGDNFAGLSNFVQAATDFRYFAAVGHVALYLVCWLVSLVVFVVGLALLLHRLTADAAGKALRFLYYIPGALAGAASVMVWLFLLDPAVSPVSGLLRVAGFDTFGQVVAPGNLPVLFTLIAFWTGAGGWIVVMYGALNNISPDLLEAARIDGAGPWQTAWRIQIPLLRKWIVYMVILAFAGGTQLFVEPQLLSQASVGVAGRDYSLNQLSYDFAFQNNNVNTAAAISVELLLVGLVVAGVFVARSGFFDAD
- a CDS encoding ABC transporter substrate-binding protein; translation: MTGQVRAAGVRRLALGVVAVLAAVTACGNGGSAGGAQGGFQPVPQTGGKITVWVDSTRLPAAQLYQKQHPAVQLDVVTYDGDANGSNYLQTKVGLFNRTRSGWPDVVFSSQNNETAWAVPAGFTAPLNKGQVPDATLSGWTAGANDPCTVDGTLYCLRNDLAQTVLWYDASLMQSWGYQVPKTWEEYQALGERVAAEHPGYLVGAAGDSFAPEIYLWASKCGANEITGPKQVKVNTTSPECTRMAALLDTLVKNKTMSTGSVFSSDFAKNAADKILMLPGPSWFGGSVFQESLKTPAGRIAVAPLPQWAGDPAPSVGNVGGGTWLLSAHSANLKDATDFLTWVTTSDEYQGKVAPGYPAYAAAAKTWLAKQSSGKYYANDVATPLQVAASQVWRGWGYGQFSQEAIWAATITPGLTAGKSIVSMLPEWQTAITNYAQSNGYEVTR
- a CDS encoding FadR/GntR family transcriptional regulator, which encodes MDEIPAPSKTDPPAPYRPGYELVAEQVLKLIAELRLRPGDRMPTENELATRLGTSRTVVREAIKILSALGRVRAQKGRGLYVADDEGMLGSARWSGYFLPTDLDHVYMLFEFRRVQETTASRLAATRATPVELRAIEAAAETCREGHLTGQATLFDRGDEDFHLGIATASHNQFLLAAVREARRLQRQSSTIGLHGTVGGHAAEAIEEHAAIYAAIRDGDPEAAAEAAAVHLDNTLEDYRREIQRRVFG
- a CDS encoding transporter substrate-binding domain-containing protein encodes the protein MILAGAAIGTALTGCTVGAGSTTLATATNLPVVQSLHDALPQAIKDAGVIRFAGDSHPPYRTVAPDGTVTGIDADFQAAIGQVLGVKTQTAIVAGLPAALQGMLSNRYDAFNGPVKATAEREKQFDTITWMTTRTAYVFPVDSTAGITRPEDLCGKRIAVVTASVVEEQLNKLSRFCTQSKRPATQTVGLDDTDATLLATRSGRADAAGMTEAAAIDVTQRQGGNKYVTQTEAQGATKDDLALYVPKSSKLGPVLQKVFEELFENGTYVGIMSRWGLNQVSVPKPVFNAATSG